TTTAAAGAAATTCATGAGTGGGCGGACATAGGATTCGTCGGTGCGTATTTTCATATTGTCAACACCCGATTTTAGAAATGCATCTTTTAAGAATGCCTCATGTTGTCTGCCCTGCTGGAAGTAATGTTTCCTGACTTCTTTGGAATGCGTGTCCACCCATTGTACTTTATCCGTTTCCGGATCCCTGAAGCGCACAAGGCCTACATCCGGAAGCTCCTGTTCGCGAATATCAAAGATACGGACGGCGACCATGTCGTGTTTTTTATTGGCGATGCGTAATGGCCGTTCAAAACCCGAGTCCATGAAATCGGAGATCAGGAAGGCGATGGACCGCTTCTTGATTACACCGTTGAAGTAGCGAAGTGCTTCCGAAATATTGGTGCCCTTGCTTTCAGGTGTGAATTGTATCAGTTCGCGGATGATGCGAAGTGTATGTGACCTTCCTTTTTTCGGCGGGATGAATTTTTCGATGCGGTCGCTGAAAAAGATCACACCTATTTTGTCATTATTCTGAATGGCAGAGAAAGCAAGCACAGCGCATAATTCAGTGATGAGGTCCTCTTTGAACTGAACTTTGGTGCCGAAGCGTTCGGAGGCGCTGACATCGACCAGCAGCATCACGGTCAGCTCACGTTCTTCTTCAAACACCTTAACATAGGGGTGATTCAATCTGGCGGTAACGTTCCAGTCTATGGTACGGATATCATCTCCGGCCTGGTACTCCCTGACCTCCGAGAAGGCCATTCCGCGTCCTTTGAAAACACTATGGTATTCTCCTGAAAAGAGTTGGTTGGACAACCCCTTCGTTTTGATTTCTATCTTTCTTACTTTTCGTAAAAGCTCCTTGGCATCCATGGCGACACGCTGTTTGGTGAACAATGGATCATGGGACTTCAACCGTGTTGAGGATATCGTGAATGATGTCTTCACTGGTGATGTTTTCCGCTTCCGCTTCATAAGTAAGCCCGATACGGTGTCTCATGACATCGGCGCATACGGCGCGAACATCTTCCGGGATCACATAACCACGGCGCTTGATGAACGCATGCGCCTTGGCGGCCAGTGCCAGGTTGATACTGGCCCGTGGTGAACCTCCGTAACTGATCATGGAAGCGAAGTGTTCCAGGTTGTATTCTTTAGGATTCCGGGAAGCGAAGACGATGTCCAGAATGTAGTTCTCAATCTTCTCATCCATGTATACTTCACGAACAACTTTCTTGGCTTTGATAATATCTTCCGGATGCAATACGGCATTGATACCGGCTTTTTCTCTGGATAGATTTTGCCTGATGATCTTACGCTCTTCTTCTTTGCCTGGGTAGTGGATGATGATTTTTAGCATGAACCGGTCCACTTGTGCTTCCGGTAACGGATAGGTTCCTTCCTGCTCGATCGGGTTTTGTGTGGCGAGTACCAGAAACGGAGCGGGCAGGGGAAAGGTCTGTTCACCGATGGTCACCTGGTGTTCCTGCATGGCTTCCAGCAATGCACTTTGAACCTTTGCAGGCGCCCGGTTGATCTCATCGGCCAGAATGAAGTTGGCAAAAATGGGCCCCTGTCGTGGGATGAATTCTTCTTTTTTCTGATTGTAGATCATGGTGCCTACCAGGTCGGCGGGCAACAGGTCAGGTGTAAACTGGATGCGGCTGAAATCCGCATGGATCGTTGATGCGAGTGATTTGATCGCAAGCGTCTTGGCAAGACCAGGGACACCCTCCAGCAGAATGTGTCCGTCGGAGAGCAAACCGATGAGCAGTCGCTCCACCATGTATCGCTGCCCGACAATGACCTTATCCATCTCCATCATCAAGAGATCAATAAAGGCGCTTTCCTTCTCGATCCGTTCGTTCAAGGCCCTTATATCCGTGCCTGATGGCTGGATGGCGGGACCTGCTTGTGATAGTTCTTCCATGATTTTGCGTGTTAATTGGCAGACAAATGTAAAAATGATGACCAGAATCGTCAACCAAAACATTCATAAGCCGTCGTTAAAAATTGTTAAGCACGAGTGTGTTGATCACTTAAAGTAATTCAGGTTGAAGGTATGTTGTTATCAGAGTAAAGTAACCGATCCCTTGAATATCATTCAGTATGCGGCTTTTTCCTAACCCCGAAGGGGTGAAAGAATTATAGGTCGGGATGATCTTCTTGATTTTAGGAACCCCACCCCGCCCCGGCTGACAAGCAATCACTTTGTGCTTTAAGCAAACCACAGCCGGGGCGGGGTGGGGTTCTGCAAGGATCCGGACGCAATTGTTTTTTTATAATTCTTTCACCCCCTTCGGGGTTATTAATCCTGTTTTGTATGAGATAGTCTCGCTAATGAATGCGGGATATTAGCTGTGTTTAAATATCAAGAGACGAAACACGAATCCAGGTACTGGTGTGTAGAGTGGTCAGGTATTTTAAGTGGCCAATGCGTTAAGCACGAGTGTGTATTTCTATCTTTGTGCCCTTGATCTCATGACCGATCCGCGGCGATATTTTCTTCAGTTGGCCTTTGACGGAGCCGACTTTCATGGTTGGCAGGTGCAGAATAATGCAGTCACCGTGCAAGGTTTGCTGCAAGAGAAACTAGGGTTGATGCTTGGTGCACCGGTAGAGCTGACCGGTTGTGGCCGGACTGATACCGGCGTTCATGCCCGTGACTTCTATGCCCATTTCGATGTGCAGGATGGCGTCGAATTACCAACCGGTTTTATTTTTCGGGCCAATGGGTTTCTTCCGCCATCTATTGTGCTAAAGGCTATATATTCCGTGGATGGGCAGGCGCACACTCGTTTTGATGCGATCGCCAGGACCTATGAATACCATATCTCTACCAAAAAAGATCCGTTCGACCATGGACGCTCATGGTACTTGTATGGTGCCCTGGACTTGCTGGCAATGGAGAAAGCAGCTGCACAACTGATCGGTTGCCATGACTTCGATGCGTTTTGCAAGAACGTTACGGACCAACCGTCTACCACATGCGATGTGGTGAGGGCCGTATGGGAGGACCGGGGTGACCGGCTCGTATTTGTGATCACGGCTAATCGTTTTATCCGAAACATGGTCAGGGCCATTGTTGGAACGTGCGTGGAAATAGGGCAGAGCCGATTCCAACGGGATGCCATGCAACAAATTCTTCTGTCGAAAGACCGTAGTCTTGCCGGACCATCTGCTCCGGCTCATGGACTTTATCTGGCGCGGGTGGACTATCCAGCGGGTATATTTGCAACAGATTCCATTAAATCACTGCAAGGATGAGCGTCAGCGGCAAGGCATTGGATGTACATATACTGAAACGGATCTTTCTTTATGCAAAACCTTACGGCAAAGTTCTCACAGGCGCGATCCTGGTTACCTTGTTGCTTGGTTTCATTTCTCCCGCAAGACCCTGGTTGATCCAATATACGTTTGATGAATACATTGTCAAACCCGATCCTGTAGGGCTGCGCAATATGATGTTGATGCTTGTCGGACTGCTGGTCCTGCAGGCCGTGTTTGAATTTCTGCAAACCTACCTGGCAAACTGGTTGGGGCAGACCGTGGTGCGGGATTTGCGTCAAAGAACTTTTGATCATATATCCCGACTGAAATCACGTTTTTTTGATAACACCCCGATCGGTACCCTGGTAACGCGTGTTGTTTCCGATATGGAAGCCATTGCCGAAGTATTCTCAGATGGCATTCTCGTGATATTCGGAGACATCCTGCAATTGTCGGTTATCATAGGTTCTATGTTGTATATGAGTTGGAAACTGACCTTATATAGTTTGTGTGTAATGCCGTTGCTTATCATTTCCACATGGATCTTCAAAAACGGAATACGATCGATCTTTCAGGATGTTCGTAACCAGGTAGCCCGACTGAATGCTTTTGTTCAGGAGCATGTGGTAGGGATGAATGTGGTCCAGGTGTTTAACCGGGAAGAGGCGGAGATGAAGAAATTTATCGAGATCAACAAAAGCCATAGAAAAGCACACATCCGGTCGGTATGGTATTATTCGATTTTCCTGCCGGTGGTTGAGATCTTGTCTGCTGTTTCAATCGGACTGATGGTGTGGTGGGGTGCACGGGAAGCCATCCGGGGCCTGGATCAGGGCGTCACACTGGGGGAGATGCTGGCTTTTATCTTTTTCATTTATGCATTGTTCCGCCCGATCCGCCAGCTGGCCGATAAATTCAATACCCTGCAGATGGGGATGGTGGCGGCTGAAAGGGTTTTCGCACTGCTCGACCGTGATGAGCGGGTAAAAGACCACGGAACCATGTCTCCAGGAGATCTCACCGGGAGAATCGCTTTTGACGATGTGCATTTTGCTTACGTGGATGAAGATTGGGTATTGAAGGGAATTTCGTTTGAAGTAGAGGCCGGTCAGACATTGGCATTGGTAGGGGCCACAGGTTCGGGGAAAACCTCTGTGATCAATTTGCTGGGACGGTATTATGAATTCCAGAAGGGGCGCATATCCATTGACGGACATGACATCCGGGATATTCGTCTTCCGGAATTACGAAAACATGTAGGTGTTGTTTTACAGGATGTTTTTCTGTTCTCAGATACCATCTATCATAACATCACCCTGGGTGATCCGAACATCACCCGCGATGATGTGGTCAGGGCGGCGAAGATCGTTGGGGCGCATGAATTTATTTCCAGGCTGCCCGGTGCGTATGACTATGATGTTCGCGAGCGCGGAGGAACATTATCCACCGGACAACGCCAGTTGATCGCATTTATCAGGGCCTATGTACATGATCCCCGCATTCTGGTGCTGGATGAAGCCACATCTTCAGTGGATACAGGTTCGGAAGAACTGATCCAATATGCAACCGCCCGACTTACCGAAGGACGCACATCAGTGGTCATTGCCCATCGCCTTGCTACCATTCAGAAGGCAGATAAGATCCTGGTGCTTGATCATGGCCGCATCGTCGAGTCCGGAAACCATAGTTCACTCCTAAACCTGGGAGGGGTATATCAGAAGCTTTATGAATTGCAATTCCGGCATAGTCAGGCGTCCTGAACACCAATTCTTTCAGTAATTTATGTGTGGTATGCCCACGTTTAGGAATCCAAAGATTGAATTAATAAATCATTTGGAATCAAACACATATAAATTCAGCGCGTTTATTTGGTATGGCAGAAACACGGAAAAATATATTTGTGTTAAACCATTCAAAGAGCTAATTTTATACCAGTTGGAGATAGACGCATCCTATTAGAAGTTTTAGGTTTTTTTGTTACTAAACGGTAAGTGCTATGAGAAGAATCATTACACCGATCGCGTTGGTGGTATCTGTTTTCTTATCCTTTCAGAATGCTGCTGCGCAAAATCAGAACCGCACGTGCGGTACAACAGAATACATGGAACGCTTGTTCCGGGAGAATCCGGGCTATGAGCAGCGTTTACAGCAAATGAATCAGGAATTGGCCGCTTATGTGGCTGCCAGAAAGAATTCCAGCGAGCCACATGCGGTTGTTACGATCCCGACAGTGGTTCACGTGGTATATAATACTTCCGGCCAAAACCATTCGGATGCGAGCGTACAATCGCAGATTGACGCCATGAATGCTGATTTCCGTTTACTGAATTCGGACAAGTCTACCGCACCATCCGTATTTCAATCACTTCAGGGAGATGCGGAGATCGAGTTTTGTCTGGCGCAACGTGATCCGAATGGCAACCCTACCACAGGTATCACCCGCACACAAACCAACACTTCATCTTTCAGTACCAATGATGATGTGAAGTACACAAGTTCAGGCGGTAAGGATGCCTGGCCCAGGGACAAATACCTGAACCTATGGGTTTGCGATATCAGCGGCGGTATCCTTGGGTATGCCCAGTTCCCCGGAGGACCCGCAGCAACGGATGGAGTGGTACTTCATACAGACTATTTCGGTACCATCAATGCCAACACCCCATTTAACCTGGGACGTACCGGTACCCATGAGGTCGGACACTGGCTCGGACTTTACCATATCTGGGGAGATGCCAACTGTGGCAATGACCAGGTAAGTGATACGCCCACCCAGCAAACGTCCAATTCGGGATGTCCCAGTTTTCCGCATGTGACCTGCAGTAACGGTCCGAATGGCGATATGTTCATGAACTACATGGACTACGTGAATGATGCTTGCATGGTGATGTTCTCTCTCGGGCAGAACTCCCGCATGCAAGGTGTGGTGGACGGTTCGCGCTCAAGTTTGAAAACGTCCGACGGATGTGTGCCTCCGTCTGCTCCACCTGTAGCCGGCTTTGATGTGGACAATTCCACCACCTGCTCAGGCACGGTTCAGTTCTTTGATCAAAGTACTGTAGGGCCTACCGGTTGGATGTGGAGCTTCGGTGATGGTAATTCATCAACAACACAAAACCCGGTTCATACTTATACCTCCAATGGTACATTTAATGTCAAGCTGGTTGTTTCCAATGCGTACGGACAGGATTCCATTACAAAGAATGCAGTGGTAACCGTCAATAAACCCAATGCTCCGACCGGACAGGGAGATGATCTTTGTGGCAGTGGTACGGCAAACCTGTCGGCCACCGGGAGCGGTGGTACATTGAACTGGTATGATGCGGCGAACGGAGGTAATCTTGTTCATACGGGAGGCACATACGCTCCAACGGTTTCAAACACCACCACCTTTTATGTAGAGGAAGTGGTTAGCACTGCCCCGGTAAAGGGAGGTCCTGCCGACAATTCCCTTGGAAGCGGCGGATATTATACGGCCAACGATCTTCGTGGATTGTTCTTTGATGTGACCAGTCCGTTTACGCTGAACTCGGTAAAAGTATATGCCAATACAGCCGGTGACAGGACCATTGAAGTCCTCGACGGTGACGGTGGAAACGTGCTGCACACCATAACAGCGACCATACCGGCAGGTGAAAGCCGTGTTAATCTGGATTTTCCCATGTCGCCGGGAACGGGTTATTTTATCAAAATTACGGGTGCAACGGTTGATCTTTACCGGAACGATGCCAGCGCTGCCTTTCCTTATGATGTGGCCGGCCTTGCCAGCATTACCGGAACCAATGCTTCGGCTAACGGTTATTACTACTATTTCTACGATTGGGAAGTGCAGGAGCCGGATTGTGTGAGCGAACGTACTTCCGTTGTGGCAACCGTTGGTACCGGAGGAATGACCGTCACAGCGTCTTCTACGGATGCTGCTTGCAAAAGTGAGTGTTCGGGAACCGGAACGGTATCGGTTTCCGGAGGTTCAGGCATCACGTACATCTGGGATAACGGGCATACAGAGATGACCGTGACCGGCTTGTGTGCCGGTAATTACAGCGTTACCGTTTCAGAAAATGGTGGTTGCCAGGAGGTAAAAACCATTACGATTTCAGAACCGGCCACGGCTTTAATAGCCAGCGTAACTACCACCGATGATTCCGGCTCATGTGATGGAACAGCCGCGGCCAATGCCACCGGAGGAACCCCAGGGTATACTTATAAGTGGGATGACAGTGGAAATCAAACCACAGCTACCGCTACCGGGTTGTGTACCGGCAACTATAACGTTACCGTTACCGATGCAAATGGATGTATCAACATTGTTGGCGTTCAGGTGGACCTCGGTACCGGCGTGATCACCGTTGGTAAAGAAGGAGGATTAATGCTCTTCCCGAATCCTGCCCATGGTTCATTCTTTGTGAAAGCAGCTGCGCAGGGCAATGCCACCATTGAGATTTATGATGCCATCGGACATAAGGTGGTGATGAAACAAGTTCAGTTACACAGCGGACAAACATTACCGATCCAGGTATCAACACTTGTTCCCGGGTTATACATGGTATCCGTGAAGTGGAACGGCCAGCAAATGACCAACCGGCTGATGATCCATTAGGGTTCTTAGTCGCTTTAAACCGGAAAGGGGAGGTGCTTATAGTGCTTCCCCTTTTTTGTTCGTTGAATAAATCAGATTTTACCCTTGAGAGATCTTCCGGTATAAGAAGCCTCGCATTCAGCTAATCCTTCAGGTGTGCCTTCGAAAATCACAGTACCACCCTCTTCGCCGCCTTCCGGACCCAGGTCAATGACGTGTGATGCACATTTGATCACATCCGGGTGATGCTCAATCACCACTACACTGTGGCCATTTTCGAGCAGGGCATAAAAGGAGTTCAATAACTTGTTGATGTCATGAAAGTGAAGCCCTGTGGTGGGTTCATCAAAGATAAACAAGGTGTTGCCGTCTCCTGCTCCCTTGGATAAAAAGGAAGCAAGCTTGATCCGTTGTGCCTCTCCACCACTAAGGGTGTTGGAGGACTGCCCGAGCTTGACGTAGCCCAGGCCGGTTTGCTTCAACGGCATCAGTTTGTCAACAATCTTCTTATCCGGAGCTTTGGGTTTTGGTACACTTGAGAAAAAATCCACTGCTTCATCCACCGTCAGCTCCAGAATATCACGGATGTCTTTTCCATGGTAATTTACTTCCAGGATTTCTTCCCTGAATCGCTTTCCGTTGCATGACTCACACACCAGGTGAATATCAGCCATGAATTGCATTTCTACGGTCACCTCGCCCTCGCCCTTGCATTCTTCACATCGGCCACCATCTACATTGAAGGAAAAGTATGCAGGGGTATAACCACGCATTTTGGAGAGGGGCTGGGAAGCATACAACGCCCTGATCTCATCATAGGCCTTTACATAGGTCACCGGATTGGACCTGGAAGATTTACCGATAGGGTTCTGATCCACAAACTCCACGCTACCTATCCTGTGCATGTCTCCCCCGAGACGGGTAAACTGTCCAACATAAGGTGCATAACCACCCAGTTGCTTAAGCATGGCAGGGTAGAGGATGGTCTTGACCAGGGATGATTTACCGGATCCACTGACACCCGTCACCACGGTTAAAACCCCCAGAGGGATACTTACATCAATATTCTTGAGGTTATTTTCGCGGCACCCGATAATCTGAATGGTACCTGAACTTTGTCTTTTCTCTTTGGGGGCCTCAATCTGGAGTCTGCCGGTCAGATAGCCTGTTGTAATACTTTCCTTGTCGGTTAGCAAAGCATTATGGTCTCCTTCAAAAACAACCTTGCCTCCAAGGTAACCGGCACCCGGGCCCAGGTCAACGATGCGATCAGCGGAACGCATGATCTCTTCGTCGTGTTCCACCACGATAACCGTATTTTCCAGGTCGCGCAGTGATTGCAGAACGCTGATAAGCTTTTCTGTGTCTCTCGGGTGCAGGCCGATACTGGGTTCATCCAGGATGTACATGGAGCCGACCAGACTGCTTCCAAGAGATGTGGCGAGGTTGATGCGCTGAGACTCACCACCTGATAATGTAACGGATGGCCTGTTCAGGGTGAGATAGCTAAGGCCGACTTTATCCAGGTACTCCAGGCGGCTATTGATCTCTTTGAGAATGCGACGTGCTATATTGGTTTCATTTTCATTGAGCCGGATGTCTGCGAAAAACACCCGCAGCTTGCCGATGGGCATATTCACCAGTTCCCGTATGGTGCGGTCATTGACCTTGATGAACAGGGCTTCCTGTCGCAGGCGGCTGCCTTTGCATTCCGTGCACACCGTTTTGCCCCGGTAGCGCGCCAGCATCACGCGATACTGGATCTTATAACTTTTCTCTTCCAGGTATTTGAAGAAATGATAAATCCCTTTGAAGTCTTTATTGCCATTCCACAGTACATCTTTCTCCGCTTCCGTCATGTCCTGATAAGCCTTGTGGATGGGAAAGTCAGACTTGTAAGCGCTCATGATCAGACGGTCCTTCCATTTGCTCATTTTTTCACCTCTCCAGCAGATCACGGCGTCATCATATACCGAAAGGCTTTGGTCCGGAATAACCAGGGCCTCATCAATGCCAATGATTGTTCCGAACCCCTCACATGCCCTGCATGCACCATATGGATTATTAAAGCTGAAGAGGTGAACGGATGGTTCTTCGAATTGCATCCCGTCAAGCTCAAAGCGGTTCGAGAAATGCTGCTCCTTCCATTTATCTTTTTGCTCATAGAACAGGTAACACTGTCCATTGCCTTCATAGAAAGCCGTTTCTATGGAGTCCGCCGCCCTGCTTTCAAAATCATCATCGCCATGAACAACTTTAAAGCGATCGATCACCAGGTGAATCTTTCCATCCTGATCGGATAGTGTTGAAGTATCGCTCACATCTTCAATAAGGACGGTCTCGTCACCTAAGCGAACCCGTGAGAATCCTTGTTGGATCAATACTTTCAGGTGTTCCTCCACAGATCGTTGCTTGCCGGGCGCATGTGCGGCGATCAGTTGTACGCGTGCCCCTTCTTCAATCCCAAGGAGGTATTGCATTACATCCGATACACTGTGGCGCTTTACTTCCTCTCCTGAGACAGGGGAAAAAGTCTTTCCTATCCTGGCAAATAGTAATTTCAGGTAGTCATAGATTTCCGTAGTGGTGCCAACGGTGGATCTGGGGTTCTTTGAATTGACCTTTTGTTCTATGGCAATAGCGGGGGATAGCCCATCAATCCGGTCCACGTCCGGTTTTTCCATCCTGCCTAAAAATTGTCTGGCATACGAGGACAGGCTTTCCACATACCTTCTCTGCCCTTCGGCGAACAAGGTATCGAACGCCAATGAAGATTTTCCAGACCCTGATAACCCGGTGATAACGGTGAGTTTGTTCCTGGGCAGGTCCAGGTTGATATTTTTCAGGTTGTGAATGCGTGCACCGCGAATCCTGATCTGTTTTCCCCCTTTTTCCTTTTTTTTTGCTTCCGGCATAAATATTGTTGTGGAATTTCCGACACTGGCGGACCTGTAAAGGTAGACAGATTTTTAAGAGTAAGGAACAATATCCGGCCATTGTTAAGGAATGTTAAAGTCACAGGAAATTAATACATATGTGCAACAAACGACATACCTTCGCGTTATAGAAGTAATAAATAGTCAGGTGGCACGCTAAAAGTGTATCCGACCCAACCAAAAACTGAACTGATATAGAAGAAACCTCTACTCCGCACAGCGTTTATTTTTTTAACCTGTTAAAAAGGGAGGTTTTATGCGACGTCAGATTCAGAATGACCAAGAACTTATTAAGAAGTACATTGCCGGTGATAGCCGGTGTATGGAAATGCTCATCAACAGGCATAAGGGTAAAATATATACCTATATATTAATGTTGGTGAAAAACGATGCCCTGGCAGAGGATATCCTGCAAGATACCCTGGTCAAGGTGATCCAGACCCTGGAAAAGGGCAATTACAATGAGGAGGGCAAGTTCATGCCCTGGGTGATGCGAATTGCCCACAACCTTGTTATCGATCATTTCAGGAAATCCAACCGCATGCCCATGGTATCCAATCAGCGCTACCATGGTGAAGAGGAGAGCTTTGATATCTTCGACTTTATCAGTTCGGATGAAATGCACCGGGAGGATTCGATGATCCGTCAGCAGATCAGAGCGGATCTCCGCCGGTTGATCCGTGAGTTATCGGATGAACAGCGTGAGGTCCTCATGATGAGGCATTATGCGGATATGAGTTTCAAGGAAATCGCTGCCATCACGAATGTGAGCATCAACACAGCGTTGGGACGTATGCGTTATGCCTTGATCAACCTTCGCAAGATGATTGAAGAGAAACACGTTTCTCTTACAGTTGATTAGGAAATTGTTAAGGAGCGAACAATATTGATGGAAGTCCTCCGTTTCATAGGCATGAAGAGAACGAATAATCATCAAAATCACGCCTATGAATCAAGCTTCTACGCTCCTTGCCTTAACGGCAACAAACCGCATCGTACAATCATATTTCGAACTTGATCTTGAAGATCAGCTGGATGTGATGGATCAGCTTCCGGAAGTAACAGATGAAGTACTGGAATTTCTTGAGAACTACCAGTGTGAAGCTCCGGAAAACTGCATCAGAAGGATCACCGATTATGTGATGGCCAGAAAAAGGATCGATATTCCCGGCTGGCCCTATGCGGAAGTCATTCTGAACTAAACGTTTCAAATCCCTGGTTCCCAACAGAGCCGGGGATTTTTTTATGCCGTAACGGGTAGGTATGCCTCTGCCGTCAGCACCGGACTGGCGGTCGAGAGACCGGACAGCGTGACCTCCTCGATTTGATTGAATCTGGACGGATCCGCAGGCATGGTTGTTTTGATGTAGTTGTCGGTAAAACCGAACATCATGCCCTCTTTTTCATCGCTTTCCCATAAGACCTTTTGATTGCTGCCGAGGTAGTTTTCATAAAACTGTTTGCGTTTCAGGTCTGATAATTTGTGCAGTCGTCTGCTCCTGATCTCCCGGTCTTCCTTTGAAACCGTGCCATCCAAACGCAAGGCTGTCGTGCCCGGCCGTTCGGAGTAGGTAAATACGTGCAGATAGGAAATGTCCAGCGACTCAAGAAACTGTTCTGTTTCCAGGTAATGCGCTTCTGTTTCTCCAGGGAAGCCAACGATCACATCCACACCGATACATGCCATGGGCATCACCGATTTGATCATCTCAATGCGGTTCCGGTACAAAGCCGTTTGGTATTTTCTGCGCATGGCTTTGAGTATTTCATCCGATCCCGATTGCAATGGAATAT
The DNA window shown above is from Flavobacteriales bacterium and carries:
- a CDS encoding sigma-70 family RNA polymerase sigma factor, with protein sequence MRRQIQNDQELIKKYIAGDSRCMEMLINRHKGKIYTYILMLVKNDALAEDILQDTLVKVIQTLEKGNYNEEGKFMPWVMRIAHNLVIDHFRKSNRMPMVSNQRYHGEEESFDIFDFISSDEMHREDSMIRQQIRADLRRLIRELSDEQREVLMMRHYADMSFKEIAAITNVSINTALGRMRYALINLRKMIEEKHVSLTVD
- the uvrA gene encoding excinuclease ABC subunit UvrA, whose product is MPEAKKKEKGGKQIRIRGARIHNLKNINLDLPRNKLTVITGLSGSGKSSLAFDTLFAEGQRRYVESLSSYARQFLGRMEKPDVDRIDGLSPAIAIEQKVNSKNPRSTVGTTTEIYDYLKLLFARIGKTFSPVSGEEVKRHSVSDVMQYLLGIEEGARVQLIAAHAPGKQRSVEEHLKVLIQQGFSRVRLGDETVLIEDVSDTSTLSDQDGKIHLVIDRFKVVHGDDDFESRAADSIETAFYEGNGQCYLFYEQKDKWKEQHFSNRFELDGMQFEEPSVHLFSFNNPYGACRACEGFGTIIGIDEALVIPDQSLSVYDDAVICWRGEKMSKWKDRLIMSAYKSDFPIHKAYQDMTEAEKDVLWNGNKDFKGIYHFFKYLEEKSYKIQYRVMLARYRGKTVCTECKGSRLRQEALFIKVNDRTIRELVNMPIGKLRVFFADIRLNENETNIARRILKEINSRLEYLDKVGLSYLTLNRPSVTLSGGESQRINLATSLGSSLVGSMYILDEPSIGLHPRDTEKLISVLQSLRDLENTVIVVEHDEEIMRSADRIVDLGPGAGYLGGKVVFEGDHNALLTDKESITTGYLTGRLQIEAPKEKRQSSGTIQIIGCRENNLKNIDVSIPLGVLTVVTGVSGSGKSSLVKTILYPAMLKQLGGYAPYVGQFTRLGGDMHRIGSVEFVDQNPIGKSSRSNPVTYVKAYDEIRALYASQPLSKMRGYTPAYFSFNVDGGRCEECKGEGEVTVEMQFMADIHLVCESCNGKRFREEILEVNYHGKDIRDILELTVDEAVDFFSSVPKPKAPDKKIVDKLMPLKQTGLGYVKLGQSSNTLSGGEAQRIKLASFLSKGAGDGNTLFIFDEPTTGLHFHDINKLLNSFYALLENGHSVVVIEHHPDVIKCASHVIDLGPEGGEEGGTVIFEGTPEGLAECEASYTGRSLKGKI